A stretch of Dermochelys coriacea isolate rDerCor1 chromosome 6, rDerCor1.pri.v4, whole genome shotgun sequence DNA encodes these proteins:
- the LOC119856509 gene encoding serine/arginine repetitive matrix protein 1-like: MTQDMGLEDKLPDLGGRRELDQKDNNSGSSWASSISELALSSSGEQLPQHRSQPTSHRVEVESDDEASEPEMALSLSPMPLKPKRGRPPKNKSVQQPSQGKVQPQAGTPKSYARKPETKAPEPSSPKSKKICENDSSLEKRKRGRPPKAHRVPIAPSAESPRGRGRPPKAQCSPVASSAESPRRQGRPPKTWCSPVAPRAESPRKRGRPPKAQCSLIVVPPSIELPHKRGRPPKAQCSSVIHDTESPRGRGQPQKAQCSLVAPNAESPRKRGRPPKAQCSLVAPSAESPRKRGRPPKAQCSPVIPSTELPRKRGRPPKIKSLEQLSQGEEQLPSGTLKSHIRKLETKAPELFSPGSETDSSDSNSRLKKRKQGRPPKVHGALVIPHTDLPHEWHGPSKKKSSEVNKGDVQPPPGVPTSHVMKLETKMPELSSPRSRTSERPGEAEAQPSPSTPKPHAQKSGSSAPEPVSSRSKTVSSEQPLEKRRRGRPPKVPWAPAAPSAESPSKRKRGRPSKSPALPRVEVAVLCSGSASDRDTSAENEPPLPGRKRRRRWRKEEPVLAGSESSLDSEDGMAPLWQKEKPDVGGETSALLPPQNTTPEVEPDGNSLGESSASEHPPARSTRSTAAVSSSKTGPISGSLRM, encoded by the coding sequence ATGACCCAGGACATGGGGCTTGAGGACAAACTGCCAGACTTGGGTGGCAGGAGGGAGTTAGACCAGAAAGACAACAacagtggcagcagctgggcCAGCAGCATCTCGGAGCTGGCGCTGTCCTCCAGCGGCGAACAGCTCCCGCAGCACCGCAGCCAGCCCACCAGCCACAGGGTTGAGGTGGAGAGTGACGATGAAGCTTCTGAGCCAGAGATGGCCCTCAGCCTGTCCCCAATGCCCCTCAAGCCTAAACGGGGCCGGCCCCCCAAGAACAAATCTGTGCAGCAGCCAAGCCAGGGGAAGGTGCAGCCCCAAGCTGGCACCCCCAAGTCCTATGCCAGGAAGCCAGAGACCAAGGCGCCTGAGCCCTCTTCACCCAAGAGCAagaagatctgtgagaatgactCTTCCCTTGAGAAGCGCAAGCGGGGCCGGCCTCCCAAGGCGCACCGTGTCCCAATCGCCCCCAGTGCCGAGTCTCCACGCGGGCGGGGCCGGCCTCCCAAGGCACAGTGTTCCCCGGTCGCTTCCAGTGCTGAGTCACCCCGCAGGCAGGGCCGGCCTCCCAAGACATGGTGTTCCCCGGTTGCCCCCAGGGCTGAGTCACCCCGGAAGCGGGGCCGGCCTCCCAAGGCACAATGTTCCCTGATAGTGGTCCCCCCCAGCATTGAGTTGCCACACAAGCGGGGCCGTCCTCCCAAGGCACAGTGTTCCTCAGTCATCCACGACACTGAATCACCCCGTGGGCGGGGCCAGCCTCAGAAGGCACAGTGTTCCCTGGTCGCCCCCAATGCTGAGTCACCCCGCAAGCGGGGACGGCCTCCCAAGGCACAATGTTCCCTGGTTGCCCCCAGTGCTGAGTCACCCCGCAAGCGGGGCCGTCCTCCCAAGGCACAGTGTTCCCCAGTCATCCCCAGCACTGAGTTGCCCCGCAAGCGGGGCCGGCCTCCCAAGATCAAATCTTTGGAGCAGCTGAGCCAGGGGGAGGAGCAGTTGCCATCCGGCACTCTTAAGTCCCACATCAGGAAGCTGGAGACCAAGGCCCCTGAATTGTTCTCACCTGGGAGCGAGACAGACAGCAGTGATAGCAACTCCCGCCTCAAGAAGCGCAAGCAGGGCCGACCTCCCAAGGTGCACGGTGCCCTGGTCATCCCCCATACTGATTTGCCCCATGAGTGGCACGGGCCCTCCAAAAAGAAGTCTTCAGAAGTCAACAAGGGAGATGTACAACCACCACCCGGTGTCCCCACATCCCATGTCATGAAGCTGGAGACCAAGATGCCTGAGCTCTCCTCACCAAGGAGCAGGACCTCAGAACGGCCAGGGGAGGCAGAAGCACAGCCCTCACCCAGCACCCCAAAGCCACATGCCCAGAAGTCAGGATCCAGTGCCCCTGAGCCAGTCTCATCCAGGAGCAAGACAGTAAGCAGTGAGCAGCCTCTGGAGAAGCGCCGAAGGGGCCGGCCCCCCAAGGTGCCCTGGGCCCCGGCTGCCCCCAGTGCTGAATCACCCTCCAAGCGCAAGCGGGGCCGGCCCTCCAAGAGCCCAGCCTTGCCCCGTGTGGAGGTGGCAGTCCTGTGCTCTGGGTCAGCCTCAGACCGTGACACCTCTGCTGAGAACGAGCCACCTCTGCCTGGCCGCAAGAGGAGGAGGCGGTGGAGGAAGGAGGAGCCTGTCCTGGCCGGCAGTGAGAGCTCGTTGGATAGTGAGGATGGGATGGCCCCGCTCTGGCAGAAAGAAAAGCCAGACGTGGGCGGTGAGACCTcggccctgctcccaccccagaaCACCACCCCTGAAGTGGAGCCAGATGGCAACTCGTTGGGGGAAAGCAGTGCCTCTGAACaccccccagcccgctccacccGCAGCACAGCAGCAGTTAGCAGTAGCAAAACGGGGCCCATCAGTGGCTCACTCAGAATgtag